In the bacterium genome, TCAATCAGTCGGAGTATCAAAGAATATTTGATAGCAGGATTGACAGCGTGAAAGCCTCCATCTACAGAGGATTGAAAGTTAAGCTACTAAACACCGGCGGTTTTGTACAAGTCTCGTCCGATGATTTTATCGACGTGAAAACGGATTTGGAATTTGAATTCTTTATCGATGAAGATATTAATGATTAGAAAAAACATTTTTCGCACACTCGTTCTATTTTTTATTTCATCATCCGCCATATTGTCACGGGCTTATGCCGGCGGCGGGGGAGAATCCGATGCGCGCGCCGTAGGTATGGGCCGCGCCAATACCGCCGTTGCAGAAAATACGGAAGCCTATTTGTGGAATCCGGCCAACCTCGGACTTACTTCCAAAAACCAAGATCAAATGATGCTGCAGATTTTTGCAACCGGATTTCGAGTTGGCAATAATGTTCTAAGCGGCCCCAATTACAACAAATATAACGGAAGATCATTCAGCGAAAAAGATAAAAAAGATTTTCTAGACCTGTTTGGCAGCGCCCATTCTCTAAGGGCTAACGGAGATGCTGAAGTAAGACTTCTTGGGTTTCAATATCGGAATTATTCGTTAAACGTCAAACTTAACGGTACGGGTTATTCCAAAATTCCCAGAGGAATTTTTGATCTGGCTTTAAGCAACTACGATGTAGGGACGAAATCATTGAATCAAAAAGGCAATGGCGGCGGCGAAGCCTATTTAGATGTGAGTATGTCGGCAGGATATCCTATCAAAAATATATTTCCGGATGTTGTGAAGGAAATGGCCGCGGGTATGACGCTAAAGTATATCAAGGGATTTGGCCAATTCACCATTTCGGATATGCATGGCATTATTGAAAAAAGCGATTCGATCATTACCCGGGGAAGTTATTTTACGAGACAGTCGGAAGGCGGCAGCGGATTTGGTATCGATCTCGGTACTGTGGCAAAGATCAACCGGCACTGGACTGTCGGAATCAGCGTGATGAACGTCTTCAGCCAGGTGAATTGGACAAAGAATGATTCCATTCGTAAAGGATCATTTTCAATTCGCGCCAACGATGTTTTTGACATCGATTTCAGAGACAATAAGAAAGACAGTTTATCATCTCAATATAACTCGGATAAAAATGATACATCGTATCATATCGGCTCGTACACGAGAAAATTACCGATGATTTTACGTGTCGGCGCCGCGTATCAGTACAATAAAAAATTGCTTCTGACCGGCGACCTTGAACATTTTCTGAATGATGCTGGCGGTTCCACCGTTCCCAGAATGGCCGTTGGCGCGGAGTATCGGACGTCGGACTTTGTTTTACTGCGTGGAGGATTGTCGCTTGGCGGCGATAATCGCGGCTTTAATGTTTCCACGGGCGCGGGATTTTTGTGGGGTAAGACTACGATCGACATTGCTACCAATAACTTCGAAGGCCTCATTACGCTCAGGCGATTTTCGTTTGCATTAAATGTAAAGACGATCCTGCGTTAACACTATAAAGAACATCCCAAATAAAAAGCTTCTTGTTTCTATAATACCTCATTGTGTATAGCGGAAGAATTATAATTCCGCCACACCATTGATCCTTTATCTCACCGCCATCGTCGTATGTACACAGATCCAATAACTCAAATGGAAACCTTGAAACAGCATCCTGCAATGGATTAGCTCTACGGTATCGTAACTTATCCCAACTTTAAACCATACTGAATTGTCATAAAAAATATATAGTTTTAGTCGGCCTATAACAAAAAAGCCGTCCCGAATATTCGGGACGGCTTTTTGATTAGATAAGATTATCTGCTAGAACGTATATCGCACGCCCAGCTGCATCTGCCAGCGTGAGCCTACATTAGATCTTGCATATCGTCCTTTGACTAGATTCGGATCTTTAGCGAATGAGAATACGGGTTGCTGATCTGATGCCCGGACGCCTCTAAAACGAATCTGGGACAGAGACTGGTTGTTGACAAACAGCGATTCGCCCCACTCTTTATTCAGGAGATTCATTAAATTGAAAACATCCATCGTCAATTCGAATTTACCGTATCGATCTGTGACCGGAATTTCCTGGGATAATTTGAAATCGACTCGATTGACCCAAGGCGAGGTGCTTGCGTTTCTTCCAATGATTTTGCCTCGAGCTTTATCCAACGCAGGATCATCACTGATCCAGTCGTCCAGATCTACCCACAACTGTTGTGGCGTGCGTGTATCGGAGGCGCTGGTACCAACTAAGACGATATCATTAATATCTCGTGGGACATAAATCAAATCATTCGACGAAGCGCCGTCGGCATTCACATCGCCGTTATACACCGTTGAGTAAGGTTGTCCCGATCGGCCAGAATAGAAGAACGAAACAGTTGTTTTCCAATTCTTCACGAACTCAAGGCTCTGCGAAATAGAAGCGATGATTGCATGGCGCTGTTCATAGTTCGAAGTAGCAGTTATATCTTTGTTGTTAGGATCGCCTTTAGTAGGATTAAACTGCCAATTTGAAAATGCGATACTGCTCGTCGCGCTGGTCACGTCCGTCGAACGTCCAAGAGTATAGGCAACCGCCGCATATAAGCCTTTGTCGTATTTACCGGCAAAACCGGAGGCAAAGGTCTTCTGCAATTGGACTGTAAAGTTATACTGATAGCCATTCTTCGAATTGGTAAGATACATTACGTTGCCGTATGTTTTCGTGAAAGACAACGTATCTTGACGTGTGGGTCTGATTGTTGGCGAGCCCATACCTGCACTCGGAACAGCCGTCGTGCTGATTGTGCCAAAACGGGGACGACTGTCATTTGGAGAATAAGACTGTGCTCCGACAAGACTGATGTCTTGGAACATCGCATCGTAAATCGGATCAGATGCAATCAATTCAAGTGTACCGATCAGCCCACCGGGGAGTTCATGATCGATGGCAAGATTTAATCGCGCAACCTGGGGGTACTTGAAGTTCTTGTCCATTAAGTTGATTGTTGAGCTAAAGCCTTGTCCTTGGCCCGGTCTGTTTTCGATCGGTTGGGTAAGCGGATCGGGATTAAAGGTCAGAGGACGTGCTGCAGTACTGTTAAAAGAAACAGTTCCGAAATCGGCACCGGTGTTGGAATACTGATTGGAGATCCACACATAGGGGCTTCGTCCTGAGAAAATACCGAGTCCGCCGCGTACTTGAGTTGCATTGTTATCAAACACATCCCAATTGAATCCCATACGAGGCGAGAAAAGGAGGTTGCCGCTTGCAACTTCATCTGTGGTTTTGTGGCCATAGGTTGCAAGATCCGATGCCAAGGCAAATGTATCATTGGCCGATGGCTTGTCGCTAATGATAGGCACGTCAATACGTAATCCCAATGTTAGCTTAAGATTAGGTAGGATCGACCATGCATCCTGTGCATAAAATCCTAATTGGGATACGCTAAATTTAGCTAATGGATCGGCTCCGGTTGAACGTTGAAAAGTCTCCGGATCCAGCGGATACGTAAGGAAATAGGCATTGATCATGTTTGTATCGCC is a window encoding:
- a CDS encoding conjugal transfer protein TraF; this translates as MNSLSMKILMIRKNIFRTLVLFFISSSAILSRAYAGGGGESDARAVGMGRANTAVAENTEAYLWNPANLGLTSKNQDQMMLQIFATGFRVGNNVLSGPNYNKYNGRSFSEKDKKDFLDLFGSAHSLRANGDAEVRLLGFQYRNYSLNVKLNGTGYSKIPRGIFDLALSNYDVGTKSLNQKGNGGGEAYLDVSMSAGYPIKNIFPDVVKEMAAGMTLKYIKGFGQFTISDMHGIIEKSDSIITRGSYFTRQSEGGSGFGIDLGTVAKINRHWTVGISVMNVFSQVNWTKNDSIRKGSFSIRANDVFDIDFRDNKKDSLSSQYNSDKNDTSYHIGSYTRKLPMILRVGAAYQYNKKLLLTGDLEHFLNDAGGSTVPRMAVGAEYRTSDFVLLRGGLSLGGDNRGFNVSTGAGFLWGKTTIDIATNNFEGLITLRRFSFALNVKTILR